The Coriobacteriia bacterium nucleotide sequence CGGCACGCGGCTTCTCGGCGAGGAGGAGTTCGGCCGATTCGTTGCACGCGACGGTCTGCCGGTGTGCCACGCGCGCTTCTTCGGCGGACTTGAGGTGTCCATTGGCGGGCACTCGGTGCGGGAGAAGGATTGGCGCAAGCGCAAGGCGCGGCTACTGTTCGCGATGTTGGTATTGCGCCGCGGACAGGACGTACCGCGCGACCAGCTGTTCGAGTACCTGTTCGGTGACATGGATCCCGAGCGGGCCAAGAACAACCTGTACGTCGTCTGGAGCACGATGAAGTCGGTTCTGATGGGCGAAAGCGCCAAAGGGACACCCTTCCCGTACTTCGAGGCCGTCGGCGGGGTTTGCCGAGCAGTCCGAGACAACATCCGCTGTGACGTCGACGACTTCGATCGGCTACTGGCGGGCGCGAAGAAGCACGTGGACGCTGGGGAACTCGGCGAGGCGCTGCAGCACTACGAGCGCCTCTCGTCGCTTTACCGCGGCGACCTTCTACCGGGTGACGTGTACGACGACTGGTTCGCGAACCTGCGCGACGAGTACCGGACACGGTTTGTCGATGCGATGCTAGCGGCAGGCGCGATCCTTATGGAGGCCGACGACCCAGGCAACGCGCTGGTCTACGCGCGCCGAGCAATCCAGACCGATCCGCTGCGCGAGGACCTCTATCAAGTTGCCCTCCGTTGCCAGATTGCAGCAGGCCAACGCAGCGGCGCCATCGACACCTACCTGCAGTGCCGCTCGAAGCTCTCCGAGGACCTCGGCCTGGATCCTTCGGCGGAGACTCGTGCGCTCTACGAGCAGATCCTCGTCATGGAGGGTAAGCCGAGAATCACCCCGCTTGACCCGCTGGTCGACTGATTCCGACCGCCTAGACCTTTCCGCGGATTTCGATGGCGCGGGTAAGGTTTTGGTAAGGTGCGTTTCCTACGATGCTTACATGTCGATCGTCTCGCTAACGATCGGCCAGCGCGAGGCTTGCTGGGTCGCCCACTTGTGGGCTCCACGAGCGGCGGCGCGGCTCGAGTAGGTGAGGAGAGGGAGTCTCCTGAGGGGCACCGTCCGAGAGCCGCAAACACCGTCAATCGGACCCAATGGGCCTCGCGCTGATGCGTTCGTTCGCACCCACGTGGGCGGGGTTGCTCGGCGGGTTGCGGGCAGGCCCTGTGGTAGAATCGTGGCTGCTTTCGCCCCATGAAACCCCCACCATTCGAAGGTGTAGATACAGATGGCCAACTTCCTCCAGAAGCTCCTCACGCTAGGTGAGGGCAGGCAGCTTCGCGGCTACGAGCAAGTCGTCGGTCGCATCAACGAGCTCGAGAGCTCGATCCAGCCGCTTTCCGACACGCAGCTCGCCGCCAAGACGGTCGAGTTTCGCGAGCGCCTCGCCAACGGCGAGGACCTCAACGCGATGATGCCCGAGGCCTTTGCCGTCACGCGCGAGGCTTCACAGCGCACCCTCGGCATGCGGCACTTCGACGTCCAGTGCATCGGCGCCATGGTGCTCAACGACGGTATGATCGCCGAGATGAAGACGGGCGAGGGCAAGACGCTCGTCTCAACTCTGGCCGGCTACCTCAATGCGCTGCCGGGCAACGGGATCCACGTCGTCACGGTCAACGACTATCTGGCCAAGCGCGACAGCGAGTGGATGGGCCAGATCTATCGCTTCCTCGGCATGGACGTCGGCATCATCCAGTCCGAGATGGACCCGGCTCGCCGCATCCCGGCCTACGCTGCCGACGTCACGTATGGCACCAACGCCGAGTTCGGCTTCGACTATCTGCGCGACAACATGGTCGTGCGTGCTGGCGACCGCGTGCAGCGCGGCCATGCGTACGCGATCGTCGACGAAGTCGACTCGATCCTCATCGATGAGGCCAGAACCCCGCTGATCATCTCGGGAGCCGGAACCAAGTCCGCCGACACGTACAAGCAGTTCGCGAAGGTCGTCCCGCGCCTGCGTGAGGACATCGACTTCGAGCTCGACGAGGGCAAGCGCACGATTGCGGCGACCGAGGACGGCCTGCGCAAGATCGAGCGCGATGTCGGCATCGAGAACATCTACGCGGACCCGTCGGGCCAGCTGGTCAACCACCTGCAGCAGGCACTCAAGGCGCAGTTCCTCTTCAAGCGCGACGTCGATTACGTCGTCAAAGACGGCGAGATCATGATCGTCGACGAGTTCACCGGTCGCCTCATGTACGGACGGCGTTACTCGGAGGGTCTGCACCAGGCCATCGAGGCCAAGGAGCGCGTGCACGTACGCGAGGAGAACCAGACGCTCGCGACCATCACGCTGCAGAACTACTTCCGCCTCTACGACAAGCTCTCGGGCATGACCGGTACGGCCGTGACTGAAGACGCCGAATTCCGCGAGATCTACAAGCTGCCGGTCATGGTCATCCCGACCAACCGCGACATGGTCCGCGACGATCGCAACGACCTGATCTACCGCACGGTCGAGGCGAAGTTTGACGCCTGCGCCGATGAGATCCAGGCACGCCACGACGCCGGTCAGCCGTGCCTCGTAGGCACGATCTCGATCGAGAACTCCGAGAAGCTCTCGCGTCTGCTGACCAAGCGCGGCGTGAAGCACAGCGTTCTGAACGCGAAGTTCCACGAATCCGAGGCGCACATCGTTGCGCAGGCTGGCCGCGTGGGGACCGTCACGATCGCGACCAACATGGCCGGTCGTGGTACCGACATCATCCTCGGCGGTAACGCTGAGTTCCTCTGGGAGGAGATCGCCCGTGGTCGTGGTATCGACCCGGCCGAGATCACCGAGGAGCAGCAAGCCGAGTGTCTCGCCGAGGCCAAGCGCATCACGGCCGACGAGCACCGTAACGTGGTCGAGGCCGGCGGCCTTGCGGTTCTCGGCA carries:
- the secA gene encoding preprotein translocase subunit SecA, whose amino-acid sequence is MANFLQKLLTLGEGRQLRGYEQVVGRINELESSIQPLSDTQLAAKTVEFRERLANGEDLNAMMPEAFAVTREASQRTLGMRHFDVQCIGAMVLNDGMIAEMKTGEGKTLVSTLAGYLNALPGNGIHVVTVNDYLAKRDSEWMGQIYRFLGMDVGIIQSEMDPARRIPAYAADVTYGTNAEFGFDYLRDNMVVRAGDRVQRGHAYAIVDEVDSILIDEARTPLIISGAGTKSADTYKQFAKVVPRLREDIDFELDEGKRTIAATEDGLRKIERDVGIENIYADPSGQLVNHLQQALKAQFLFKRDVDYVVKDGEIMIVDEFTGRLMYGRRYSEGLHQAIEAKERVHVREENQTLATITLQNYFRLYDKLSGMTGTAVTEDAEFREIYKLPVMVIPTNRDMVRDDRNDLIYRTVEAKFDACADEIQARHDAGQPCLVGTISIENSEKLSRLLTKRGVKHSVLNAKFHESEAHIVAQAGRVGTVTIATNMAGRGTDIILGGNAEFLWEEIARGRGIDPAEITEEQQAECLAEAKRITADEHRNVVEAGGLAVLGTERHDSRRIDNQLRGRSGRQGDPGLSQFYLSLEDDLMRLFGGDRMDRISSMMQRTEIPDDMPIQAGLVSKAIESAQRQVESMNFSARKYVLEYDDVMNKQREVIYQERNRILDGKDIHERVEEMMAETVTGGVLEFAPERTYSEEWDWDGLATWYRDLTGIDGFVEEARGDVDNPHELADALMGRALELYGKKEEELGLENVRDLERQVMLRVIDTRWMDHLQEMDYLKEGIGLRAMGQRDPIVEYKSEAYEMFGGLVQAINEDFLRTLLHIEVIFEPEPEMAASFSNATYSGPAEGSIFAGAAAAADQFGLGGPSQEQIDAASAAAGGAKAAQVIKDVNDPWANVGRNDLCPCGSGKKYKKCHGAYA